From the Clostridiales bacterium FE2011 genome, one window contains:
- a CDS encoding SIMPL domain-containing protein (The SIMPL domain is named for its presence in mouse protein SIMPL (signalling molecule that associates with mouse pelle-like kinase). Bacterial member BP26, from Brucella, was shown to assemble into a channel-like structure, while YggE from E. coli has been associated with resistance to oxidative stress.), whose amino-acid sequence MRKLTAIILALVLALSLSAALADSTISVSGTGEVLVPADVAVVSLGVNARNAEAPRAQAEANEIIARIREALTAAGFAEDDINTGYINLYGIYDYSSYGGSEKITGYNASSSLAVRVTDMSRVGEVIDLAFGAGANMLDGVSFSVQDETAARADALRMAVEDAKAKAAVLAEAAGFTNLEIENIQENGVYAYDSGANNFAVKAAGMAESAADAATIIHAAKISVNANIIITFEVK is encoded by the coding sequence ATGCGTAAACTGACTGCAATCATCCTGGCCCTTGTGCTGGCCCTGTCCCTGTCCGCCGCCCTGGCGGATTCCACCATCTCCGTCTCCGGCACCGGCGAGGTGCTGGTCCCCGCCGACGTGGCGGTTGTGTCCCTGGGCGTGAATGCCCGGAACGCCGAGGCGCCCCGTGCCCAGGCGGAAGCCAACGAGATCATCGCCCGGATCCGGGAAGCCCTGACGGCTGCCGGTTTTGCCGAGGATGATATCAACACCGGGTATATCAACCTCTACGGTATATACGACTACAGCAGCTACGGTGGCAGCGAAAAAATCACCGGCTACAACGCCTCTTCCAGCCTGGCTGTCCGGGTCACGGACATGAGCCGCGTGGGCGAGGTGATTGACCTGGCCTTCGGTGCCGGCGCCAACATGCTGGACGGCGTTTCCTTCTCCGTGCAGGATGAAACCGCTGCCCGGGCGGACGCCCTGAGGATGGCTGTGGAAGACGCAAAGGCCAAGGCCGCCGTGCTGGCGGAAGCCGCCGGATTCACCAACCTGGAAATTGAAAACATCCAGGAAAACGGCGTGTACGCCTATGACAGCGGCGCCAACAACTTTGCCGTAAAGGCCGCCGGAATGGCAGAGTCCGCCGCCGACGCCGCCACCATCATCCACGCGGCGAAGATCAGCGTGAATGCGAACATCATTATTACGTTTGAAGTGAAGTAA
- a CDS encoding GGDEF domain-containing protein has translation MSLIKKRAERGVSLRRFSWLMLFLSAIIMAILLYTTISTVRAFDALSDATGDYIELAAAADDLMDASDYLTEEVQRYTVIGDRTHLENYFREAEGERRREHALAVMFKNAPNSPALAQLQSAMNESMDLMNREHYAMRLMLDASGDTDIPAALQKVELTEEDKALSGEEKTNKAQLLTHDADYYAQKSRIREDMQECVDTLTGSTQKTREEMEAKTGTSLKWMIALILLQSICVFKILWLTTRLGVRPLLKAVNHIRKDEQLPVTGAQEFRYLADTYNKMYHTYKKNIESLSFKASHDELTGVYNRAGYDLIRESLDLSSTALMILDVNFFKEINDTSGHETGDEALKKVGRVLTENFRSVDYICRIGGDEFTVFMVNLKDEPEELIRRKVDQINAALMDDSDGSPSVSMSVGIAIGDGEADSQELFRRADTALYHVKENGRMGCCFYEKGMKIKENER, from the coding sequence GTGTCGTTAATCAAAAAAAGAGCAGAGCGGGGCGTTTCACTGAGACGCTTTTCCTGGCTTATGCTCTTTTTGTCCGCGATCATCATGGCCATCCTGCTGTATACCACCATCAGCACGGTGCGGGCTTTTGACGCCCTGTCCGACGCGACGGGAGACTATATCGAGCTGGCTGCCGCCGCGGATGACCTGATGGACGCCTCCGATTACCTGACGGAGGAGGTCCAGCGCTATACCGTTATCGGCGACCGGACGCACCTGGAAAACTATTTCCGGGAGGCGGAGGGAGAGCGCAGGCGGGAGCATGCCCTGGCGGTCATGTTCAAGAACGCTCCCAATTCCCCGGCCCTGGCCCAGCTGCAATCGGCCATGAATGAATCCATGGACCTGATGAACCGGGAACACTATGCCATGCGCCTGATGCTGGACGCCTCCGGGGATACGGATATCCCGGCCGCCCTGCAGAAGGTGGAACTGACCGAAGAGGACAAGGCGCTGTCCGGAGAGGAAAAAACGAACAAGGCACAGCTGCTGACCCATGACGCGGATTATTACGCGCAGAAGAGCCGGATCCGGGAGGATATGCAGGAGTGCGTGGACACCCTGACCGGAAGCACCCAGAAGACCCGGGAGGAAATGGAAGCCAAAACGGGCACCTCCCTGAAGTGGATGATCGCCCTGATCCTGCTCCAGAGCATCTGCGTGTTCAAGATCCTGTGGCTGACCACCCGGCTGGGCGTGCGGCCCTTGCTGAAGGCTGTGAACCACATCCGCAAGGATGAACAGCTGCCGGTCACCGGCGCCCAGGAATTCCGGTACCTGGCGGACACCTACAACAAGATGTACCACACCTATAAGAAGAATATTGAGAGCCTGAGCTTCAAGGCCTCCCATGACGAACTGACGGGTGTGTATAACCGGGCAGGCTATGACCTGATCCGGGAAAGCCTGGATCTTTCCTCCACCGCCCTGATGATCCTGGACGTGAACTTCTTTAAGGAGATCAATGATACCTCCGGCCATGAGACCGGCGACGAAGCCCTGAAGAAGGTCGGCCGGGTGCTGACGGAAAACTTCCGCTCTGTGGACTATATCTGCCGCATCGGCGGTGACGAGTTCACGGTCTTCATGGTGAACCTGAAGGATGAACCGGAGGAACTGATCCGGCGCAAGGTGGACCAGATCAACGCCGCCCTGATGGACGACTCCGACGGCTCCCCGTCGGTCAGCATGAGCGTGGGTATTGCCATCGGGGACGGGGAAGCGGATTCCCAGGAGCTGTTCCGCCGCGCGGACACTGCCCTCTATCACGTGAAGGAGAACGGCCGCATGGGCTGCTGCTTCTACGAAAAGGGCATGAAGATCAAGGAAAACGAAAGATAA
- a CDS encoding peptidoglycan-binding protein: MKKLGIIALLMAALMIFTSVALAEYTIDEYRWRYSGSTLKKGHGGKNSPHLKQYVCNVQGDVNVSNLGKCGKRDGIYGNVTVDGVSHYQTAMGLASDGQTGFDTKNKLYDAGKNRPHWSFE, encoded by the coding sequence ATGAAGAAACTTGGAATAATAGCTCTTTTGATGGCTGCCTTGATGATTTTTACCAGTGTTGCTTTGGCGGAATATACAATTGACGAATACAGATGGAGATACTCCGGCAGCACCCTGAAAAAAGGACATGGAGGGAAAAATAGTCCTCATCTTAAACAGTACGTATGCAATGTCCAGGGAGATGTCAACGTCAGCAATCTTGGCAAATGCGGCAAACGTGACGGTATTTATGGAAATGTTACTGTAGACGGTGTTTCACACTATCAGACAGCAATGGGACTGGCTTCTGACGGCCAGACTGGCTTTGACACAAAGAATAAACTGTATGACGCCGGAAAAAACCGGCCTCATTGGTCATTTGAATAA
- a CDS encoding TrpB-like pyridoxal phosphate-dependent enzyme, with translation MAHNEIPYKIYLNESEMPTYWYNLRADMKNKPAPLLNPGTHQPMTAAELSGVFCDELVQQELDNDTREYPVPREILDFYKMYRPSPLVRAYCLEKKLGTPAKIYYKFEGNNTSGSHKLNSAIAQAYYAKKQGLKGVTTETGAGQWGTALSMACAYFELDCKVYMVKVSYEQKPFRREVMRVYGASVTPSPSMTTQVGQKILAEHPGTTGSLGCAISEAVEVAVGNPGYRYVLGSVLNQVLLHQSVIGMETKIAMDKYGIKPDTIIGCAGGGSNLGGLIAPFMGEKLRGEADYDFIAVEPASCPSLTRGVYAYDFCDTGMVCPLAKMYTLGSDFIPAPNHAGGLRYHGMSPILSQLYDDKMMRAVSVPQTRVFEAAETFARTEGILPAPESSHAICAAIDEALKCKETGEEKTILFGLTGTGYFDLVAYEKFHNGQMDDYIPTDDELAAFRARLPKI, from the coding sequence ATGGCGCACAATGAAATTCCCTACAAAATCTACCTGAACGAATCCGAGATGCCCACTTACTGGTACAACCTGCGGGCCGATATGAAGAACAAGCCCGCGCCCCTGCTGAATCCCGGCACCCATCAGCCCATGACCGCGGCGGAGCTTTCCGGCGTTTTCTGCGACGAGCTGGTGCAGCAGGAACTGGACAACGATACCCGCGAATATCCCGTGCCCCGGGAGATCCTGGACTTCTACAAGATGTACCGCCCCTCTCCCCTGGTCCGGGCCTACTGCCTGGAGAAGAAGCTGGGCACCCCCGCGAAGATCTACTATAAATTCGAAGGCAACAACACCAGCGGCAGCCACAAGCTGAATTCCGCCATCGCCCAGGCCTACTACGCCAAGAAGCAGGGCCTGAAGGGCGTCACCACCGAGACCGGCGCCGGCCAGTGGGGCACGGCCCTGTCCATGGCCTGCGCGTATTTCGAACTGGACTGCAAGGTATACATGGTCAAGGTCTCCTATGAGCAGAAGCCCTTCCGCCGGGAAGTAATGCGGGTCTACGGCGCTTCCGTGACGCCTTCTCCCTCCATGACCACCCAGGTGGGCCAGAAGATCCTGGCGGAGCATCCCGGCACCACCGGCTCCCTGGGCTGCGCGATTTCCGAAGCCGTTGAGGTGGCCGTGGGCAATCCCGGCTACCGCTACGTCCTGGGCAGCGTGCTGAACCAGGTGCTCCTGCACCAGTCCGTCATCGGTATGGAAACCAAGATCGCCATGGACAAATACGGCATCAAGCCGGATACCATCATCGGCTGCGCCGGCGGCGGCAGCAACCTGGGCGGCCTGATCGCCCCCTTCATGGGCGAGAAGCTGCGGGGTGAAGCGGATTACGACTTCATCGCCGTGGAGCCTGCCTCCTGCCCCAGCCTGACCCGCGGCGTCTACGCCTACGACTTCTGCGACACCGGCATGGTGTGCCCGCTGGCGAAAATGTACACCCTGGGTTCCGACTTCATTCCTGCCCCGAACCACGCCGGCGGCCTGCGGTATCACGGCATGAGCCCCATCCTGTCCCAGCTGTATGATGACAAGATGATGCGCGCGGTCTCCGTGCCCCAGACCCGGGTGTTTGAAGCGGCCGAAACCTTCGCCCGCACCGAAGGCATCCTGCCTGCCCCGGAAAGCAGCCACGCCATCTGCGCGGCCATCGACGAAGCCCTCAAGTGCAAGGAAACCGGCGAAGAGAAGACCATCCTCTTCGGCCTCACAGGCACCGGCTACTTCGACCTGGTGGCCTATGAGAAGTTCCACAACGGCCAGATGGATGACTACATTCCCACCGATGACGAGCTGGCCGCCTTCCGTGCCCGCCTGCCGAAGATCTGA
- a CDS encoding zinc dependent phospholipase C family protein, translated as MSFQMIHMEIACRVMERLGLTEGREAFLLGSVAPDAVHMRPDYTVESKIHSHLFEGCGPWGDVRDNERWLRNMDRFRNIYEKDEKDVSRRMLAAGIFVHCMTDYWNDVTIWNGTRREYVPPMDPTQFKEAFYAEASAIDKWLYQHSSHTEEIRSLLAAAKEEGLADYFTAEDIAKMKHHLLHVQYDVPAVDISAFRYYTREKLEHFLVDVTEDVCRRLA; from the coding sequence ATGTCCTTTCAGATGATACACATGGAAATAGCCTGCAGGGTCATGGAACGGCTCGGCCTTACCGAAGGCCGGGAAGCCTTCCTGCTGGGTTCCGTTGCGCCGGACGCGGTGCACATGCGTCCGGATTATACCGTGGAAAGCAAGATCCACTCCCATCTGTTTGAGGGCTGCGGTCCCTGGGGCGACGTGCGGGATAACGAAAGATGGCTGCGGAACATGGACCGGTTCCGGAACATATACGAAAAAGACGAAAAAGATGTTTCCAGGCGGATGCTTGCCGCCGGCATATTCGTTCATTGTATGACGGACTATTGGAATGATGTGACAATCTGGAACGGTACCCGGCGGGAATATGTCCCGCCCATGGATCCAACACAATTCAAGGAAGCCTTCTATGCGGAAGCAAGCGCCATTGATAAATGGCTTTACCAGCACAGCTCTCACACGGAGGAGATCCGGTCCCTGCTGGCCGCGGCGAAGGAAGAAGGCCTCGCGGACTATTTCACGGCGGAGGACATCGCAAAGATGAAGCATCATCTGCTGCATGTCCAGTACGACGTTCCCGCGGTGGATATTTCCGCCTTCCGTTATTACACCCGGGAAAAGCTGGAACATTTCCTGGTCGATGTGACAGAGGACGTCTGCCGGAGATTAGCGTGA
- a CDS encoding NYN domain-containing protein — translation MKKIICLLLLCVLSFQPLCSGSRAEKADDIREILYQYCESELGYTRDNLTPYNLVQNEDGCWDFSFYVKDAEPMTNGLVIGSLDSNGKLVEIKGPAPVSTVEWLNEQVGKCMFSYQDIYELKQQWEPKLDSIPEKDMEFFDSIQSFNPILDFLRLDIVLPDEQCIPYEEAKQKSIDVIEAMDGWKPEMTEHIDVMVELIYIPDGMDHPVWQFIYALASDVFYSKAVLSEEEYTNEMSAKNKQMMEEEKAVFGGSQNLPIHISIRIDAYTGEQVGETFLETPPVCGIGYTGIVLWK, via the coding sequence ATGAAAAAAATAATTTGTTTACTTCTCTTATGTGTTCTTTCCTTTCAGCCTTTATGCAGTGGATCCCGTGCGGAAAAGGCGGATGACATCAGGGAGATCCTTTATCAGTACTGTGAATCGGAGCTGGGGTATACCCGGGACAACCTGACGCCATATAACCTTGTGCAGAATGAAGACGGCTGCTGGGATTTCAGCTTTTATGTGAAAGACGCTGAACCGATGACGAACGGCCTGGTGATCGGTTCATTGGATTCCAATGGAAAACTGGTTGAGATCAAAGGACCGGCGCCTGTTTCAACGGTGGAATGGCTGAATGAGCAGGTTGGGAAATGCATGTTCAGTTATCAGGATATATATGAACTGAAGCAGCAATGGGAACCGAAGCTGGACAGTATACCTGAAAAGGACATGGAGTTTTTTGACAGCATTCAATCCTTTAATCCGATTCTTGATTTTCTACGGCTGGATATTGTGCTGCCGGATGAACAATGTATTCCATATGAAGAAGCAAAGCAGAAATCAATCGACGTCATTGAAGCCATGGATGGATGGAAACCGGAAATGACGGAACACATCGATGTCATGGTCGAGCTGATATATATCCCGGACGGGATGGACCACCCTGTCTGGCAGTTTATTTATGCGCTTGCCAGTGATGTTTTCTATTCCAAAGCCGTCCTTAGTGAGGAAGAGTATACGAATGAAATGAGCGCAAAAAACAAACAGATGATGGAAGAAGAAAAAGCTGTCTTTGGAGGCAGTCAGAATCTTCCGATTCACATCAGTATCCGGATTGACGCCTATACCGGGGAGCAGGTAGGGGAAACTTTCCTGGAGACTCCGCCGGTATGCGGCATCGGTTATACCGGGATCGTGCTGTGGAAATAA
- a CDS encoding helix-turn-helix domain-containing protein: MHYSYEYKRKCVEMYREGRWPETPTGIKDPKNFHRMILRWFHAEEANGPEVLKRRGTNKEWTPEEKYELVAKVIAGSSILSVANEAGIHNGLLSRWVRKYKLEGYNGLVNMRKGRPSKEPHMKKINYNNPRKLNESEYEELVRLRAENAYIKAEIEVIKKEIALREEKEAARLKAKKQRSSKNLEKKDTN; this comes from the coding sequence ATGCATTACAGTTATGAGTACAAGAGGAAATGCGTTGAGATGTACAGAGAAGGAAGGTGGCCAGAGACCCCAACAGGTATTAAAGATCCCAAAAACTTTCACAGGATGATCCTGCGATGGTTCCATGCAGAAGAAGCAAATGGGCCGGAGGTTCTCAAGCGCCGGGGGACTAATAAGGAATGGACTCCAGAAGAGAAATATGAGCTGGTTGCCAAGGTTATTGCAGGTTCATCAATCCTGTCAGTAGCTAATGAGGCAGGTATACACAACGGCTTACTTTCTCGCTGGGTTCGCAAATATAAGCTCGAGGGGTATAATGGTCTGGTAAACATGAGAAAAGGCCGACCATCAAAGGAGCCCCATATGAAGAAAATCAATTACAACAACCCTAGGAAACTCAATGAATCCGAGTATGAAGAGCTTGTGAGACTAAGGGCCGAAAACGCATACATTAAAGCAGAAATCGAAGTCATAAAAAAAGAGATCGCCTTGAGAGAAGAAAAAGAGGCTGCGCGACTCAAGGCGAAAAAGCAGCGATCATCAAAGAACTTAGAGAAGAAGGATACCAACTGA
- a CDS encoding Fic family protein, producing the protein MEGYAPPFTVTVQMLGQVAEIAEKIGRISGYRSFETKPHLRRNNRIRSVWSSVAIEANSLSLDEVRSVINGKTVIGPAKDIQEVKNAYQAYEQLGHFDPFSLKELKRLHGIMTYLTVQQSGVFRDHNEGVFRGNKCIFMAPPPELVPDHMESLFAWMKDARKTLHPLILSSVFHYEFVFIHPFEDGNGRMARLWQTALLMQWHPVFQYLPIENHIHKFQQEYYDAIAVCHSSGSSDAFIEFMLDKINRTLDWALEQVSGEDAYLPEAVKRLLDIMEYDVPYTGAQLMQKLELKSRDNFRKMYLLPALERSLITMSVPDKPTSRNQRYIRK; encoded by the coding sequence ATGGAAGGCTATGCACCGCCTTTTACGGTCACTGTCCAGATGCTGGGGCAGGTTGCGGAGATTGCTGAAAAGATTGGCAGGATCAGCGGTTATCGTTCTTTTGAAACGAAGCCCCATCTGCGCAGGAACAACCGCATTCGTTCTGTCTGGTCCTCTGTGGCCATTGAGGCAAATTCCCTCTCGCTGGATGAGGTCAGGAGCGTCATTAACGGCAAGACGGTAATCGGCCCAGCCAAAGATATCCAGGAAGTCAAGAACGCATACCAGGCCTATGAACAGCTGGGCCATTTTGATCCTTTCTCGCTGAAGGAATTGAAAAGACTTCATGGGATCATGACATATCTGACTGTGCAGCAGTCCGGCGTATTTCGGGATCATAATGAGGGTGTCTTCAGGGGAAACAAGTGCATCTTTATGGCGCCGCCTCCGGAACTGGTGCCTGACCATATGGAATCACTGTTCGCCTGGATGAAGGACGCAAGGAAAACGCTGCATCCCCTGATCCTCTCTTCTGTTTTTCATTATGAGTTTGTTTTTATCCATCCTTTTGAGGACGGGAACGGACGGATGGCCCGCCTGTGGCAGACAGCGCTGCTGATGCAGTGGCATCCCGTTTTCCAGTATCTGCCGATTGAGAACCATATCCATAAATTCCAGCAGGAATACTATGACGCGATCGCTGTCTGTCATTCCTCCGGCAGTTCGGATGCGTTTATTGAATTCATGCTGGATAAGATCAACCGAACCCTGGACTGGGCCCTGGAGCAGGTTTCCGGGGAAGACGCCTATCTGCCTGAAGCCGTGAAACGCCTCCTGGATATCATGGAGTATGATGTGCCTTATACAGGCGCCCAGCTCATGCAGAAGCTGGAATTGAAATCCCGGGACAACTTCCGGAAAATGTACCTGCTTCCTGCCCTGGAAAGATCACTGATTACCATGAGTGTTCCGGACAAACCCACCAGCCGGAACCAGCGCTATATCAGGAAATAA
- a CDS encoding extracellular solute-binding protein has product MRRILLVTLLVAMLFSACAAGAETGEYTSKNISCNDDNVYALESCNGILYGLLASGLYRVEPSGEKMLLAASSEFPNGISALLADDHSVYAISCEDSHADLFRLVAPSGDYSGDPMLTLNHGPELLADQCVLRNGCLFFTLREEMSEDATVVRLALQAGEETFTTIPGMVCFDVTEDGNILALTRESGWPEDTVLLQIISPDTGTAETWADIGKDGYAYKMVYAAPDTVYLMTQRGIKKAQKDGTVTDTSLVFTQDAVDFCLLPQGLAATTGGMLKISSFNETAEEKLSLSICGLYADDEYFTAFYEAHPTWEIRPVDTDGEETEARFIRDVLTQTPDVDIYIMHDLNLLSDIKAKGYYADLSASEVIREKAGRMYAPFVKTLMDGDKIAAFPHPYYVMYAALNYNRTLFDRLQLTVPTTWEEYFDFCIDWKENYEDANRDISVNPFMHELSLVTLLEHFDDEMTRDGIPADYQSEMLGNVLRKYLRVKELYPEEDYSGTQLFYDYDLNLAQDDSFEFGALPLTFRKDAEPIYTPLEGDVWYFVVNPYGAHVQEAIECVAAARDASRNSDPYVYTEIPDLPLENVFYEEGLEMYREQLEQLEARKAGADDDPDILLEVNEKIDALTKEMQSYAENNRYWFTEEDMGPFREIVNHVYFSDFNPVKEIYTNDPEFFENITEENLQGFLQAMDSKVKMSRLERE; this is encoded by the coding sequence ATGAGACGCATTTTGTTGGTTACCCTGCTGGTTGCCATGCTCTTCAGCGCCTGCGCCGCGGGCGCGGAGACCGGGGAATATACTTCAAAGAATATTTCCTGCAATGATGACAATGTCTATGCCCTGGAAAGCTGCAACGGGATACTCTACGGCCTGCTTGCCAGCGGACTGTACAGGGTGGAACCTTCGGGAGAAAAGATGCTGCTGGCGGCTTCTTCTGAATTCCCGAACGGCATCTCCGCCCTCCTGGCCGATGATCATTCGGTATACGCCATAAGCTGCGAAGACAGCCATGCGGATCTTTTCCGCCTGGTCGCTCCGAGCGGGGACTACAGCGGCGATCCCATGCTGACGCTGAATCACGGGCCGGAGCTGCTTGCGGATCAGTGCGTTTTACGCAACGGCTGCCTGTTTTTTACGCTCCGGGAGGAAATGTCGGAGGACGCGACGGTGGTCCGGCTGGCCCTTCAGGCCGGAGAGGAAACCTTCACGACAATCCCGGGCATGGTCTGCTTTGATGTAACGGAGGACGGGAATATCCTCGCCCTGACCCGGGAGTCGGGCTGGCCTGAGGACACGGTTCTCCTGCAGATAATCTCGCCGGATACCGGTACGGCGGAGACCTGGGCGGATATCGGCAAAGACGGCTATGCCTATAAAATGGTATACGCCGCTCCCGATACGGTTTACCTGATGACCCAGCGGGGGATTAAGAAGGCGCAGAAAGACGGGACCGTGACGGATACAAGCCTTGTGTTTACCCAGGATGCTGTCGATTTCTGCCTGCTTCCGCAGGGCCTGGCGGCCACAACCGGCGGCATGCTGAAGATCTCTTCCTTCAATGAAACCGCGGAGGAAAAGCTGTCCCTGTCGATCTGCGGACTTTACGCAGATGATGAATATTTCACCGCCTTTTATGAAGCCCATCCCACGTGGGAAATCCGCCCGGTGGATACGGACGGCGAGGAGACGGAGGCGCGGTTTATCCGGGATGTGCTGACGCAGACCCCGGATGTGGATATCTATATCATGCATGACCTGAACCTTTTGAGCGACATCAAGGCCAAGGGATACTACGCGGACCTGTCCGCGTCGGAGGTCATCAGGGAAAAGGCCGGTCGGATGTATGCGCCTTTTGTGAAGACGCTCATGGACGGGGATAAGATCGCGGCGTTCCCGCATCCCTATTATGTGATGTACGCCGCCCTCAACTATAACAGGACCCTCTTTGACCGGCTGCAGCTGACCGTGCCGACCACCTGGGAGGAGTATTTTGATTTCTGTATCGACTGGAAGGAAAACTACGAGGACGCCAATCGGGATATCAGCGTCAATCCCTTTATGCACGAGCTTTCTCTGGTGACGCTCCTGGAGCATTTTGACGATGAAATGACCCGGGACGGAATCCCGGCAGACTACCAGAGTGAAATGCTGGGAAACGTGCTGCGGAAGTACCTGCGGGTGAAGGAACTGTACCCGGAGGAGGATTATTCCGGCACACAGCTTTTCTATGATTATGACCTGAACCTGGCGCAGGACGATTCCTTTGAATTCGGAGCGTTGCCCCTGACTTTCCGGAAGGATGCCGAGCCGATCTATACGCCCCTTGAAGGGGATGTCTGGTATTTCGTTGTCAATCCTTACGGAGCCCATGTGCAGGAGGCCATCGAATGCGTCGCCGCGGCGCGGGACGCGAGCCGGAACTCCGATCCGTATGTTTATACGGAGATCCCGGACCTGCCTCTGGAAAACGTCTTCTATGAGGAGGGCCTGGAAATGTACCGGGAACAGCTGGAGCAGCTGGAGGCGCGGAAGGCCGGCGCGGATGACGATCCGGATATCCTCCTGGAGGTGAACGAAAAGATCGACGCCCTGACCAAGGAAATGCAGTCTTATGCGGAAAACAACCGCTACTGGTTCACCGAGGAGGACATGGGACCCTTCCGGGAAATCGTGAATCACGTCTACTTCAGCGATTTCAACCCGGTCAAGGAAATCTATACCAACGATCCCGAGTTTTTCGAAAACATCACTGAAGAAAACCTTCAGGGTTTCCTCCAGGCCATGGACAGCAAGGTGAAGATGAGCAGGCTTGAGAGAGAATAA
- a CDS encoding radical SAM protein, with protein sequence MSINFDLLIAGCNTRCRHCYVNGGPGPMMPAELALLCIEKLDTLAALLPCETSFTMDNEPMNHPEIETIIRSAASTQHIPHYHHGMTSGIALLNRKDRDAVLQAYMDCGYRDFGITIHGNAAHHDEIVRRDGAYQASVDVAEYIKSRGATVGLSLMFNRFFPEDADGIDSLITRLQPSWIFFAVPNFTPHVHMAEFEPYRGTLEMLNQLRPQLDRWRWPEEMRQEVCTPGMLRERIEGGLEIAELFRQPQDELYLTVHPDGNLYVGNTGAETECLGNMRTLDIRETALRISELPGNRDYTAFYDIDRLPGREELLRALEQLPQDLAYSDTASAIYRILAAMDVPTKIIR encoded by the coding sequence ATGTCCATTAATTTTGATCTTTTGATTGCCGGGTGCAATACCCGCTGCAGGCACTGCTATGTGAACGGCGGCCCGGGACCCATGATGCCCGCGGAGCTGGCGCTTTTGTGCATTGAAAAGCTGGACACCCTGGCAGCCCTCCTGCCCTGTGAAACCAGCTTCACCATGGACAATGAACCCATGAACCATCCGGAGATTGAAACCATCATCCGGAGCGCTGCTTCGACCCAGCACATTCCCCACTACCACCACGGCATGACCAGCGGCATTGCCCTGCTGAACCGGAAAGACCGGGACGCCGTGCTGCAGGCTTATATGGACTGCGGCTACCGTGACTTCGGCATCACCATCCACGGAAACGCCGCGCACCATGATGAGATCGTCCGGCGGGACGGCGCTTACCAGGCCTCGGTTGACGTTGCGGAATATATCAAGTCCCGCGGAGCAACAGTCGGCCTGTCCCTGATGTTCAACCGGTTCTTCCCGGAGGATGCGGATGGGATCGACAGCCTGATCACCAGGCTTCAGCCAAGCTGGATCTTTTTCGCCGTTCCCAATTTCACGCCCCATGTGCACATGGCGGAGTTTGAACCTTACCGCGGCACCCTGGAGATGCTCAATCAGCTTCGCCCGCAGCTGGATCGCTGGCGCTGGCCGGAAGAAATGCGGCAGGAAGTCTGCACCCCCGGCATGCTCCGGGAGCGGATCGAAGGCGGGCTTGAGATCGCGGAGCTGTTCCGGCAGCCCCAGGACGAACTGTACCTGACCGTGCATCCGGACGGAAACCTGTATGTGGGAAACACCGGTGCGGAAACGGAATGCCTGGGTAATATGCGGACGCTGGATATCCGGGAGACGGCCCTGCGCATCAGTGAGCTGCCGGGAAACCGGGACTATACCGCGTTCTATGACATTGACCGCCTGCCCGGCCGGGAGGAACTGCTCCGGGCGCTGGAGCAGCTGCCTCAGGACCTGGCGTACAGTGATACCGCCAGCGCCATTTACAGAATTCTGGCAGCGATGGACGTTCCGACAAAGATCATCCGTTAA